From the uncultured Methanomethylovorans sp. genome, the window AGAAGCAACATAGGTTCTTTGAGAACATTCAGTAAGATGGAAAAAAGGCTCTGTTTCTTTTGGGAAGGCAACTCGTTATAACCTTCCTTCTGAAGAATTCCAGTGGCCTCTACTTCTGAAAGTCCAGTTATATTTTCCGGATCGAATGTTGTTTCCATTTTTGTTTATACCTGCCGTAATATCTCAGATCCTCATTGCACTTTTGAACTTCGACTTTTCTCGCCTGGAAAATTCTTTTGATCGAATGAATCTAATAAGTATATCTTTTTTGATCTTTTGTTATATAAATTAGAGGGATCTGGCTTAGAAGTCGTACTTACACTTCGAAAATAGCTTTGGATGATCCTTACTCAAGAAAAGAGAAAAAACAATAAATCTGATTCGTGTGAATTCCAGAAAATATTCCGAAAATCAAAAAGATAGAAATTACGCGCTTAAGATCGGAACCAATGTATCAGTATTCTTAAAAATAGGGATTTTGCGAAAGCTATCCTAAAAACACGGAAAAAATGAAAGAAATGAAGCAAAGAAATAGATCTAGAGAATAAATGCCACTTCAAATTTATGATAACATATAAAACTTAGGGTTAATCAAAATCCTCCAGAATATTTGAAAAATCAAGAAGTACTAAATACTATTAATAATATATAAATTATTAGAGCCTAAATCATTTCGGTGTTTAAACCGTATTTTAAGAGGATAAAAGATGAAAATAAGAGTAGTCAGTTCCAAAGACGAGATAAACACATTAAATCCAAATGAAAAGATAGTTCATTTTGCATTCAGACCATCCAATACAGATATTTTGACACTTATTATCAAGGGTCCACAGGTCAAGGCACTGCACATTCCAACTTCTTATCTGAAATCAATATCTGAATCTACAATAATGTACCTTAAAATGCAAGGTATTGAACTACTTAAGGGCGATGTGTGGGGACACCGTAAGGATATCAATGAGTATTATGAAATTCCTCCTGAGTTATTTGACCGCCTTAAACAATTGCGTAGGGATGGGATGCCAGAACAGGACATCCTTGAAAAATTGACACGAGAGACTAGATTAGGTTCAAACCTCATTGAATTTATTTTAAAGAACAACTAATTCCACAATGTCGTGATCGAATCTGGATGTACAACCTCCTATAGCCAAATAATAGTTATATCCACAATCATGGCATTGATATTGCGTTGGCGTTCACTTATTTTTCCGTTCTTTTTATGATTAGAGCTTTTGCACCTGGGGCAATCCATACAGAACCATAAGTCTTAATAATAGATGACAATGTTTTCTTACCAATACCTTAAAGACTATAATTAGATTCTGCTAATAGAAGTTATTTTGCAGGAGGGATGAACTGGTATATGAAATCTTAATCATTTTAAAATAAATAACTGGAACAGTGTGAGCATAAATCAAACTGCAAATCTTCAGTATATAGAGGACATTCCAAGAATAGAATTGTTAGAACGGCATTATACTAATAAAAAACGATAAAAAGTAGTTATGAATGAAAATGTATCCATAACTATGAATTAAAGGCATCTTTTACTTTTTCAAATATGCCCGAATGCCTATTCTTACCACTCTTCTTATCAAGCTCATCGAACTTCCTGAGTAATTCTTTCTGTTCTGAATTAAGGTTCTTGGGCGTTTGCACGATAACCTTGATAAGCTGATCGCCTTCACCATTTCCATGTAAATGTGGGATCCCTTTGCCCTTGAGCCTTAGAACAGAATGTGTCTGTGTACCTTGTTTAATGCTCATTTTTACATTTCCGTAGAGAGTTGGTACCAATACCTCATCACCCAAAGCCGCCTGGACAAATGAAATCGGTAACTCGTAGAGTACATCGTCTCCCATACGCTCGAAGGTTTTATGAGGTTGCACATGCACCATGACGTAAAGATCACCTGATGGTGCACCGGGACTTCCTGATTCGCCTTCCCCCCGGATCTTCAGGCGTAGCCCATTATCAGACCCCTTAGGTAATTTTACAGAAAGTTTCTTTACCTTCTTGACCTTACCTGTACCTTTACATGCAGGACATGGGTCCTCAATAATCTGACCATTTCCATGACATGCATTACAAACACTCGTACTCATGAAACGGCCAAACGGAGTATTGCGTGCACTGGTTATCTGGCCACTGCCATGACATGTGGAACATGTTTTGGGGCTTGTACCTGCCTTTGCGCCGGTTCCTCCACAAGTCTCACAATTCTCCGCCCTGGGAACATTGATCGTAGTTTCCACACCAGTGGCTGCTTCTTCCAATGAAATAGATAGATCATAACGCAGGTCCGATCCTCTCATAGGAGCATTGCGCCTTCCTCTTCCACCACCGAATATGTCCCCGGCAAATCCTCCAAAACCACTCCCAAAGATACCGGAGAGTATATCACCCAAATCTTCAAAGCCTCTGAAGTCAGCACCACGGAAAATATCTTCCTGAGAATAACGCCCATCTATACCAGCGTGACCAAATTTATCATATTGGGCTCTTTTTTCTTCGTCCGAGAGCACAGCATAAGCTTCAGAAATCTCCTTGAATTTTTCCTCGGCATCTTGAGCTTTATTCTTGTCAGGATGGTATTGCATTGCAAGCTTTCTGTATGCCTTTTTTATCTCGGCTTCAGTAGACTCCTTGGAAACGCCAAGGATCTCATAATAATCACGTTTAGTGGACATGAAAAAACCTGTGTATCAGCATAAAATAAATAAAGTACGTTCAGATAGAACGTACCTTTGTGCCTGAAACTGTTTAATTCTTACCGTCATCAACTATTTCATAGTCAGCATCTTCTACTGTATCATCACCAGAACCCGGCTTGGTAGATGCATCTGCAGAAGCTCCGGATGCAGCTTCTTGCTGTGCTTTCTGATACATAGCAGCTGATACATCATAGATGGCAGTTTGGAGTTCCTCGGTTTTGGACTTGATGCCTTCAATATCATCTTTATCAAGAGCATCTTTCAGAGCAGAAATAGCACTTTCCACCTTTGACTTCTGATCTGCAGTTGCAGAATCACCTGCTTCCTTGAGAGTCTTCTCTGCTGCGTTGACAAGGGATTCAGCTGTGTTCTTTACCTCAACCTGCTCCTTAAGTTTGTGGTCCTCCTCAGCATGGAGTTCCGCATCGTTTACCATCTTGTTGATCTCTTCATCAGACAAGCCACCTGGCTTCTGGATAGATATGGACTGTTCCTTACCAGTACCCAGATCCTTTGCCCTCACATGTAGGATACCATTTGCATCTATGTCAAAGGTAACCTCAATCTGTGGAAGTCCTCTTGGAGCAGGTGGAATGCCATCCAGTATGAAACGTCCCAGAGTCTTATTGGCAGAGGCTATACCCCTCTCACCCTGCAACACATGGATTTCCACAGATGGCTGGCTGTCAGCAGCCGTGGAGAATACTTGGCTCTTCCTCACAGGTATGGTAGTGTTGCGCTCTATGAGTGGAGTTGCTACACCTCCCAGGGTTTCAATACCAAGTGTCAGTGGTGTGACATCAAGCAGAAGCACATCGTGGACCTCTCCCCCAAGCACACCAGCCTGAATTGCTGCACCTACTGCAACGGCTTCATCTGGATTGATGTTCTTGTATGGGTCCTTACCTGTTACCTTTTTGACAAGCTCAGTGACTGCAGGCATCCTTGTGGAACCT encodes:
- a CDS encoding DUF1699 family protein is translated as MKIRVVSSKDEINTLNPNEKIVHFAFRPSNTDILTLIIKGPQVKALHIPTSYLKSISESTIMYLKMQGIELLKGDVWGHRKDINEYYEIPPELFDRLKQLRRDGMPEQDILEKLTRETRLGSNLIEFILKNN
- the dnaJ gene encoding molecular chaperone DnaJ — translated: MSTKRDYYEILGVSKESTEAEIKKAYRKLAMQYHPDKNKAQDAEEKFKEISEAYAVLSDEEKRAQYDKFGHAGIDGRYSQEDIFRGADFRGFEDLGDILSGIFGSGFGGFAGDIFGGGRGRRNAPMRGSDLRYDLSISLEEAATGVETTINVPRAENCETCGGTGAKAGTSPKTCSTCHGSGQITSARNTPFGRFMSTSVCNACHGNGQIIEDPCPACKGTGKVKKVKKLSVKLPKGSDNGLRLKIRGEGESGSPGAPSGDLYVMVHVQPHKTFERMGDDVLYELPISFVQAALGDEVLVPTLYGNVKMSIKQGTQTHSVLRLKGKGIPHLHGNGEGDQLIKVIVQTPKNLNSEQKELLRKFDELDKKSGKNRHSGIFEKVKDAFNS